A genomic window from Triticum urartu cultivar G1812 chromosome 7, Tu2.1, whole genome shotgun sequence includes:
- the LOC125524412 gene encoding chorismate mutase 2, cytosolic-like, giving the protein MAAPSLHTYLLLFCNAIALLLVVVPPCAGLGLDTVRGFLTREEDTVVFSLIERAKHPLNLPAYDDRPCFGPAGRHGRRNGSFVELFVRESEQIQAKAGWYQSQQEVPFFQSRVPFTLAPPYNFTTDLHPGAASVNANDAIWGMYFSELLPLLANNGSEDGNYAVTAASDLACLQALSRRINYGRYVAEVKFRGDQQRYTDLIRSKDKDALMKLLTSEAQEDVVKRRVEKKAMVFGQDVTLDGPTETGDDASSQSSFKVAPSVVYELYDRWVIPLTKQVEVEYLLHRLD; this is encoded by the exons ATGGCCGCGCCCTCCCTTCACACGTATCTCCTCCTCTTCTGCAACGCGATCGCGCTGCTGCTCGTGGTCGTGCCCCCGTGCGCGGGGCTCGGGCTCGACACGGTGAGGGGCTTCCTCACCAGGGAGGAGGACACCGTCGTCTTCAGCCTCATCGAGCGGGCCAAGCACCCGCTGAACCTGCCGGCCTACGACGATCGCCCGTGCTTCGGCCCCGCcggccgccatggccgccgcaACGGCTCCTTCGTCGAGCTCTTCGTCCGGGAGTCCGAGCAGATCCAGGCCAAG GCAGGATGGTACCAAAGCCAGCAGGAGGTCCCTTTCTTCCAATCCAGAGTGCCCTTCACGCTGGCGCCTCCATACAACTTCACCACC GATCTGCATCCCGGAGCGGCGTCCGTGAACGCGAACGACGCCATATGGGGCATGTatttcagcgagctgctccctcTGCTGGCCAACAATGGCAGCGAGGATGGCAACTACGCTGTGACCGCCGCATCAGATCTCGCGTGCCTGCAG GCGCTCTCGAGGAGGATCAACTACGGGAGGTACGTGGCAGAAGTGAAGTTCAGAGGAGACCAGCAAAGATACACAGATTTGATTCGTTCAAAG GACAAGGATGCTCTGATGAAACTGCTGACATCTGAAGCCCAAGAGGATGTGGTGAAGAGGAGGgtggagaagaaggccatggTGTTCGGCCAAGATGTGACCTTGGACGGACCAACTGAAACTGGTGACGACGCCAGCAGCCAATCCAGTTTCAAAGTCGCCCCTTCGGTGGTTTACGAGTTGTATGACCGATGGGTGATCCCCTTGACAAAACAAGTGGAGGTCGAGTACCTTCTCCATCGTCtcgattga
- the LOC125518721 gene encoding zinc finger matrin-type protein 1-like: MRREKPLFYQTLAPAMELARRAAHRADAGDIYGIPTPSADEQMTIQELHRELLHEKIRQRIIVDELAKQQELEAEFQRELLNSDVDARFRQITMPHHGTSPLPHDEPLDVPVSIARRPIKDRTVEWDRPPRCRPANEEDAPIVGAKQHKNALSGMKRKRTAETPSLICSICDAKCYRETDLQNHLRGRRHQENIEALQGEGKGAEARLHEKEVPQLADKNLKPMPTWFCSICDANCTSQSDLKNHLRGRRHQQNIEALQGDGKDPEVSRWMCSICNANCTSQSDLESHLRGRRHQENIEALQGDGKDPEVSGWMCDICNANCTSQSDFESHLRGRRHQEKIEALEGDGKDPEVSRWMCYICNANCTSQSDFESHFRGRRHQENIEALQGGDKDPEVSRWMCDICNANCTSQSDFESHL; encoded by the exons ATGCGGAGAGAGAAACCACTCTTCTACCAAACCCTTGCCCCAGCCATGGAACTCGCTCGCCGAGCCGCTCATCGGGCCGACGCCGGCGACATCTACGGCATTCCCACCCCTTCCGCTGATG AGCAGATGACGATACAAGAGCTCCACCGGGAACTCTTGCACGAGAAAATCCGCCAGCGAATCATCGTGGACGAACTGGCCAAGCAGCAGGAGCTGGAGGCTGAGTTCCAGCGCGAACTCTTGAACAGTGATGTTGATGCCAGGTTCCGGCAGATCACAATGCCCCACCATGGCACATCCCCTTTGCCTCATGATGAGCCACTGGATGTACCCGTGTCGATTGCGAGGCGGCCCATCAAAGATCGGACCGTGGAATGGGATCGACCTCCACGGTGCAGGCCGGCGAACGAGGAGGATGCACCGATCGTTGGG GCTAAGCAGCACAAAAATGCACTCTCTGGGATGAAGAGGAAACGGACTGCAGAAACTCCATCGTTGATTTGCAGCATCTGCGACGCAAAATGCTATCGTGAAACAGATTTACAGAATCACTTAAGAGGCAGAAGGCACCAAGAGAACATAGAAGCTCTGCAGGGAGAAGGCAAGGGAGCTGAAGCGAGGCTACATGAAAAAGAAGTGCCCCAGCTTGCAGACAAAAACCTGAAACCAATGCCAACATGGTTTTGCAGCATCTGCGATGCTAACTGTACATCTCAGTCTGACCTCAAGAATCACCTCCGAGGCAGAAGGCACCAACAGAACATAGAAGCTCTGCAAGGAGATGGCAAGGACCCTGAAGTGTCAAGATGGATGTGCAGCATCTGCAATGCTAACTGCACATCTCAATCTGACCTTGAGAGTCACCTCCGAGGCAGAAGGCACCAAGAGAACATAGAAGCTCTGCAAGGAGATGGCAAGGACCCTGAAGTGTCAGGATGGATGTGCGACATTTGCAATGCTAATTGCACATCTCAATCTGATTTCGAGAGTCACCTCCGAGGCAGAAGGCACCAAGAGAAGATAGAAGCTCTGGAAGGAGATGGCAAGGACCCTGAAGTGTCAAGATGGATGTGCTACATTTGCAATGCTAACTGCACATCTCAATCTGATTTCGAGAGTCACTTCCGAGGCAGAAGGCACCAAGAGAACATAGAGGCTCTGCAAGGAGGTGACAAGGACCCTGAAGTGTCAAGATGGATGTGCGACATTTGCAATGCTAATTGCACATCTCAATCTGATTTCGAGAGTCACCTCTGA